One genomic window of Herpetosiphonaceae bacterium includes the following:
- a CDS encoding TrkA family potassium uptake protein: MAREFAVIGLGRFGTGVALGLAEAGCTVVGVDADQEIVQELADQLTDVVRADACDDQALRLLGISDFDGVVVAIGDLESSLLATLALKHLNVRHIVAKALTRRQAEILLKIGADEVVLPEQEAGERLAAHLLAPGISQVIRDQTGVSAGERLVHDAWVGQTIGQLDIRRKHGTLVIAIRRGTDLVVAPGADDRLEFGDHLIVVGTDERLRAFGVQQSPRRA, from the coding sequence ATGGCGCGCGAGTTTGCGGTGATCGGGTTGGGGCGCTTTGGGACGGGCGTGGCGCTGGGCCTGGCCGAGGCAGGCTGTACCGTCGTCGGTGTCGACGCCGATCAGGAGATCGTTCAGGAGCTAGCCGATCAGCTGACCGACGTAGTGAGAGCCGATGCCTGCGATGACCAGGCGCTGCGGCTGCTGGGCATCAGCGACTTCGACGGCGTGGTTGTGGCGATCGGCGATCTCGAAAGCAGCCTGCTGGCAACCCTGGCGCTCAAGCATCTCAACGTGCGCCACATCGTCGCCAAGGCGCTCACCCGGCGGCAGGCCGAGATCCTGCTCAAGATCGGCGCGGACGAGGTGGTGCTGCCGGAGCAGGAGGCGGGCGAGCGGCTGGCCGCGCATCTGCTCGCGCCTGGGATCAGCCAGGTGATACGCGATCAGACCGGCGTATCGGCGGGCGAGCGGCTGGTACACGATGCGTGGGTTGGGCAGACGATCGGCCAGCTCGATATTCGCCGCAAGCATGGCACGCTGGTGATCGCGATCCGGCGCGGCACCGATCTGGTCGTCGCGCCGGGTGCCGACGACCGGCTGGAGTTTGGCGATCATCTGATCGTCGTCGGCACCGACGAGCGGCTGCGCGCGTTTGGCGTCCAGCAATCTCCCAGGCGCGCATGA
- a CDS encoding potassium transporter TrkG — MNARSLARHVPRPAVRLILGLLVLIGSGTALLALPWSGARRPLTLSEAAFTAVSALTTTGLSVIQPSRDLTLFGQLVLLVLMQLGAIGFVVLAVTVFRLLGRRITFAERVALRDSLGVVDLWAIVQLARRVLLGVLAIEALGTLLLWSSWAGRFGAGRAFFLALFHSVSAFCNASFDLFGGGVGVATNPFPNDWYTLLVIALLIALGSIGIPVIADVLNWRTHPKFTLHTKLTLSLWTILTVAGTALVVISESQGDTAFSSEPPMHRLLLALFHVIASRTSGFNVQPIESLAPASVLTLLALMFIGGSPASTAGGITTGTFGVLMLAAVAYVRGADEIRIGRRAISRDSIHKAVAILFVSTAVVGSGAWLLMVTQGAALEAALFEAVSAFATCGFSLGLTGSLDGFGRLVVALLMIWGRLGPLTIVVAMARTQRPSPISYPEERILVG, encoded by the coding sequence ATGAATGCTCGCTCGCTCGCCCGGCATGTGCCGCGCCCTGCGGTACGCCTGATCCTGGGCCTACTGGTCTTGATCGGCAGCGGCACGGCCCTGCTGGCGCTGCCGTGGTCGGGCGCGCGCCGTCCGCTGACGCTGAGCGAGGCGGCCTTCACCGCTGTCTCGGCGCTGACCACCACCGGGCTATCGGTGATCCAGCCGAGCCGCGATCTGACGCTCTTCGGTCAGCTTGTGCTGCTGGTGCTGATGCAGCTCGGCGCGATCGGCTTCGTCGTGCTGGCAGTCACGGTCTTCCGCCTGCTGGGACGGCGCATCACCTTTGCCGAGCGCGTGGCGCTGCGCGACTCGCTGGGCGTGGTCGATCTGTGGGCGATCGTCCAGCTGGCGCGGCGAGTGCTGCTGGGCGTGCTGGCGATCGAGGCGCTGGGCACGCTGCTGCTGTGGTCGAGCTGGGCCGGTCGCTTCGGCGCTGGACGCGCGTTCTTCCTGGCGTTGTTTCACAGTGTCTCGGCATTCTGTAATGCCAGCTTCGATCTGTTTGGCGGCGGCGTGGGCGTGGCGACCAATCCGTTTCCCAACGACTGGTACACGCTGCTGGTGATCGCACTGCTGATCGCGCTGGGCAGTATCGGCATTCCGGTGATCGCCGACGTGCTGAACTGGCGGACGCATCCCAAGTTCACGCTGCATACCAAGCTGACGCTGAGCCTCTGGACGATTCTGACCGTGGCGGGCACCGCGCTGGTCGTGATCAGCGAAAGCCAGGGCGACACCGCCTTCTCGTCCGAGCCGCCGATGCATCGGCTGCTGCTGGCGCTATTTCACGTGATCGCCAGCCGCACATCGGGCTTCAACGTGCAGCCGATCGAGTCGCTGGCTCCCGCGAGCGTGCTGACGCTGCTGGCGCTGATGTTCATCGGCGGCTCTCCGGCTTCCACGGCGGGCGGCATCACCACGGGCACCTTTGGCGTGCTGATGCTGGCGGCGGTGGCCTACGTGCGCGGCGCCGACGAGATTCGCATCGGCAGGCGGGCGATCTCACGCGACTCGATCCACAAGGCGGTCGCGATCCTGTTCGTCTCGACGGCGGTCGTCGGTTCGGGCGCATGGCTGCTGATGGTGACGCAGGGCGCGGCGCTCGAGGCTGCGCTCTTCGAGGCGGTATCGGCGTTTGCTACCTGCGGATTTAGCCTGGGCCTGACCGGCAGCCTCGACGGATTTGGGCGGCTGGTCGTCGCGCTGCTGATGATCTGGGGCCGTCTGGGGCCGCTCACGATCGTCGTGGCGATGGCGCGCACGCAGCGTCCCTCGCCGATCAGCTATCCTGAGGAGCGTA